Proteins co-encoded in one Synechococcus elongatus PCC 6301 genomic window:
- a CDS encoding DUF2358 domain-containing protein: MAIALDDLLETLRQDYARFPKDQSFEVYDPDAFFQDPLTRFQGRDRYQKMIAFIDRWFLDPELTLHDIHATETGIESRWTLTWTSPWPWRPRSQISGRTLFELTAEGTISSHRDYWDCSPWAVLRQQIPRRRTKNHR; the protein is encoded by the coding sequence ATGGCGATCGCGCTGGATGACCTACTGGAAACGCTGCGGCAAGACTATGCCCGCTTTCCCAAGGATCAAAGCTTCGAGGTTTACGACCCCGACGCGTTTTTTCAAGATCCCCTGACGCGCTTTCAGGGTCGCGATCGCTACCAGAAAATGATTGCCTTCATCGATCGCTGGTTTCTGGATCCTGAGCTGACCCTGCATGACATCCATGCGACTGAGACGGGCATCGAAAGCCGCTGGACGCTGACTTGGACCAGTCCTTGGCCTTGGCGACCGCGATCGCAGATCAGTGGCCGCACCCTGTTTGAACTCACGGCAGAGGGCACCATTAGCAGCCACCGCGATTACTGGGATTGCTCGCCCTGGGCGGTTTTACGCCAACAGATACCGCGACGGCGCACTAAAAATCACCGATAG
- the tsaD gene encoding tRNA (adenosine(37)-N6)-threonylcarbamoyltransferase complex transferase subunit TsaD — protein sequence MTTVLAVETSCDETAVAIVKDRHILSSIVSSQIDLHRRYGGVVPEMAARQHLETVNPAIALALSEAGLDWSAIDGIAATVAPGLVGALLVGTMAAKTLALLHNKPFLGVHHLEGHIFAAYLQEPSLEPPFLSLLVSGGHTSLIRVDGCGQYRTLGQTRDDAAGEAFDKVARLMGLGYPGGPVIDRLAANGNPKAFPLPEGQISLPGGGYHPYDCSFSGLKTAMLRLCDRLRAESEDLPIADLAASFQATVARSLTKRAIAAALDEGLTTIAVGGGVAANRGLREQLGKAAAEHGITTLFPPLSLCTDNAAMIACAAAAHLAVGDRSDLSLTVRSRLPLEAVAELYQRSA from the coding sequence ATGACAACCGTTTTAGCAGTTGAAACAAGTTGTGATGAAACAGCGGTGGCGATCGTAAAGGATCGTCACATTCTCAGCAGCATTGTCAGTTCGCAGATTGATCTGCACCGTCGCTACGGCGGAGTTGTGCCGGAAATGGCGGCGCGGCAGCATCTAGAAACCGTCAATCCCGCGATCGCGCTCGCCCTCTCTGAGGCAGGCCTTGATTGGTCGGCGATCGATGGGATTGCAGCGACGGTTGCACCCGGTTTAGTCGGCGCTCTACTAGTTGGCACTATGGCTGCTAAGACACTGGCGCTGCTGCACAACAAACCGTTTTTGGGCGTTCATCACCTCGAAGGTCATATTTTCGCGGCCTATTTACAGGAGCCCTCCTTGGAGCCGCCGTTCCTGTCGCTGCTGGTTTCGGGCGGGCACACCAGCCTGATTCGAGTCGATGGCTGTGGCCAATACCGAACCCTTGGGCAAACCCGCGATGATGCGGCCGGTGAAGCCTTTGATAAAGTCGCCCGACTGATGGGCTTGGGCTATCCCGGTGGGCCCGTGATCGATCGCCTCGCAGCCAATGGCAATCCCAAAGCGTTTCCGCTGCCAGAAGGCCAAATTTCCCTGCCGGGTGGGGGGTATCACCCCTACGACTGCAGCTTTAGTGGTCTCAAAACAGCAATGTTGCGGCTTTGCGATCGCCTGCGGGCAGAATCTGAAGACCTTCCGATCGCGGATCTGGCAGCCAGCTTCCAAGCGACAGTGGCTCGCAGCCTGACCAAACGAGCGATCGCAGCAGCCTTGGATGAGGGGTTAACCACGATCGCCGTGGGGGGCGGGGTTGCAGCTAATCGCGGTCTGCGCGAACAACTGGGCAAAGCGGCAGCTGAGCATGGCATCACAACGCTCTTTCCGCCGCTTTCGCTCTGTACCGACAACGCTGCCATGATTGCCTGTGCGGCAGCGGCTCACCTCGCAGTGGGCGATCGCTCGGATCTAAGCCTGACCGTGCGATCGCGCTTGCCCCTAGAAGCTGTGGCTGAGCTCTATCAGCGGTCCGCCTAG
- a CDS encoding photosystem I reaction center subunit III, with protein MRRLFAVVLAACLWLGFAPQASADVAGLTPCSESPRFIQRAEAAATPQAKARFENYSQALCGADGLPHLIVDGRLDHAGDFIIPSLLFLYIAGWIGWVGRSYLQAIKSDKDAAGKEIVIDVPLAVKFSLTGFAWPLAAFQEFSSGKLLAKADEITVSPR; from the coding sequence ATGCGTCGACTGTTTGCTGTCGTGCTCGCCGCCTGTCTGTGGCTGGGCTTTGCTCCCCAGGCTTCGGCTGATGTTGCCGGCCTAACGCCCTGTAGCGAGTCCCCCCGTTTCATCCAACGGGCTGAAGCCGCTGCAACTCCCCAGGCGAAAGCCCGCTTCGAAAACTACTCCCAAGCCCTTTGCGGCGCGGATGGTCTGCCCCACCTGATCGTGGATGGCCGCCTCGATCACGCGGGTGATTTCATCATCCCCAGCTTGCTGTTCCTCTACATCGCCGGCTGGATTGGCTGGGTGGGTCGTTCCTACCTGCAAGCCATCAAGTCTGACAAAGATGCTGCAGGCAAAGAAATCGTGATCGATGTGCCCTTGGCCGTCAAGTTTTCCTTGACTGGTTTTGCTTGGCCCTTGGCAGCGTTCCAAGAGTTCAGCAGCGGTAAGCTACTTGCGAAAGCAGACGAAATCACCGTCTCGCCCCGCTAA
- the crtH gene encoding carotenoid isomerase produces MTAAIAAPAYDAIVIGSGIGGLVTATQLAAKGAKVLVLERYLIPGGSAGWFEREGYRFDFGASIIFGFGDPGTTNLLTPPLADVGQALETIPDPVQIHYHLPNQLDLKVHRDYEAFLQELIAQFPQEAEGIRRFYDECWQVFNCLNAMPLLSLEEPKYLFNVFLQHPLACLGLVKYLPQNVGDIARRYIRNPDLLKFIDMECYCWSVVPATMTPMINAGMVFSDRHYGGINYPKGGVGRIAEKLVAGLEAKGSSIRYKARVTRILTEKGRAIGVELADGEKLYAKRIISNATRWNTFGELLPPQQEPAQEQRWQQRYRQSPSFLSLHLGVKADLLPAGTECHHILLENWDELEVEQGTIFVSIPTLLDPSLAPPDRHIIHTFTPSWLGEWDNLSPSEYRDRKAAAAAKLIQRLEAIFPGLSSAIDYQEVGTPRTHRRFLGRQNGTYGPIPRRKLAGLLGMPFNRTAIPGLYCVGDSTFPGQGLNAVAFSGYACGHRVAADLGLV; encoded by the coding sequence ATGACTGCTGCGATCGCTGCACCCGCCTACGACGCCATCGTGATTGGCTCGGGCATTGGCGGACTCGTGACGGCAACCCAGCTCGCAGCCAAAGGCGCAAAGGTTTTGGTGCTCGAGCGCTATCTGATTCCGGGCGGAAGTGCGGGCTGGTTCGAGCGGGAAGGCTATCGCTTCGATTTCGGCGCATCGATAATCTTTGGCTTTGGCGATCCCGGCACGACTAATTTGCTGACTCCCCCCTTGGCCGATGTTGGGCAAGCGCTGGAAACTATCCCCGATCCGGTGCAGATTCATTACCACTTGCCGAACCAGCTCGATCTCAAGGTGCATCGGGACTACGAAGCTTTCCTACAAGAACTGATCGCCCAGTTCCCCCAGGAAGCGGAGGGAATTCGTCGTTTTTACGACGAGTGTTGGCAGGTGTTCAACTGCCTTAATGCGATGCCACTACTGTCGCTCGAGGAACCGAAGTATCTGTTCAATGTCTTCCTGCAACACCCTTTGGCCTGCTTGGGCCTGGTCAAATATCTGCCCCAGAATGTTGGTGATATTGCACGGCGCTACATTCGCAATCCCGATCTGCTGAAGTTCATCGACATGGAGTGCTACTGCTGGTCGGTGGTGCCTGCCACGATGACACCGATGATCAATGCTGGTATGGTCTTTAGCGATCGCCACTACGGCGGAATTAACTATCCCAAGGGCGGTGTTGGCCGCATTGCTGAAAAGCTGGTGGCCGGTCTGGAAGCTAAGGGCAGCAGCATCCGCTATAAAGCCCGAGTCACCCGCATTCTTACCGAAAAGGGTCGAGCGATCGGCGTGGAATTGGCGGATGGTGAAAAACTCTACGCGAAGCGAATTATCTCCAACGCCACCCGCTGGAATACCTTTGGCGAACTGCTACCGCCACAACAAGAACCCGCTCAGGAACAGCGCTGGCAACAACGCTATCGCCAGTCGCCCAGTTTCCTCAGTCTTCATCTCGGAGTCAAAGCCGATTTGCTGCCAGCTGGCACAGAATGCCACCACATCCTGCTGGAAAATTGGGATGAATTGGAAGTGGAACAAGGCACAATCTTTGTCTCGATTCCGACCCTGCTCGATCCCTCTTTAGCTCCGCCCGATCGCCACATTATTCACACCTTCACGCCCAGCTGGTTGGGTGAATGGGATAACCTCAGCCCCAGTGAATACCGCGATCGCAAGGCAGCAGCGGCCGCAAAACTGATTCAGCGATTGGAGGCGATCTTCCCGGGATTAAGCAGCGCGATCGACTATCAAGAAGTCGGTACGCCCCGCACCCATCGCCGCTTTTTGGGTCGGCAAAACGGCACCTATGGGCCAATTCCGCGTCGTAAATTGGCAGGCTTGCTGGGGATGCCCTTCAATCGCACCGCAATTCCTGGTTTGTACTGCGTCGGCGACAGCACTTTCCCCGGTCAGGGACTAAACGCAGTGGCTTTCTCAGGTTACGCCTGTGGCCACCGGGTCGCCGCTGACTTGGGTTTGGTCTAA
- a CDS encoding cyclic nucleotide-binding domain-containing protein yields MFAPASTVKALQRDAEDLLIPAGSVIFSEGEAAAEMYGILAGEVELKVGDRTVEVLQAGDVFGEGALVQAQKFRATTAIARQDCRLARLDRRRFLFAIQETPTFALDVIRSFSRRLRALKNAKLTTASH; encoded by the coding sequence ATGTTTGCACCTGCATCGACCGTCAAAGCACTCCAACGTGACGCGGAAGATCTTTTGATTCCAGCAGGGAGTGTCATCTTTTCGGAGGGAGAGGCTGCCGCAGAAATGTATGGCATTCTTGCCGGTGAGGTAGAGCTCAAGGTGGGCGATCGCACCGTTGAAGTCCTGCAAGCAGGTGATGTTTTTGGGGAAGGTGCTCTCGTCCAAGCCCAGAAGTTTCGCGCCACCACTGCGATCGCGCGTCAAGACTGCCGACTGGCTCGTCTCGACCGCCGGCGCTTCCTGTTTGCCATCCAAGAAACACCGACCTTTGCGCTGGATGTGATCCGGAGCTTCTCGCGGCGGCTGCGGGCGCTGAAGAATGCAAAGCTAACTACAGCGAGTCACTAG
- a CDS encoding metallophosphoesterase family protein, translating into MARFLHLADVHLGFDRYNNPKRTTDFFHALEDALVRYAIDPKVDFVVIAGDLFEHKVVQPAILSQALLVLDLLKKAEIPAIAIEGNHDHRPYGSRSSWLRYLAEWYGLILLEPEASVAEGDNRYQPWDPETHTGSYIDLDCGVRILGSCWYGSAAPQMIRLLAADIRALPPGPEHTVMLFHHGVEGQIARYSGALRYEDLLPLREAGVNYLALGHIHKYYELENWVFNPGSVEANSIAEGQDQAPRGVLSVELKSGQKQPQVTLQRDYLQRPIVRLRLETRVDWSPADLEAAAIATVEQAIATGTTQEAIVELRISGSVAFPRSEFDTRSLQAQLHQQSRALIFNLRYDVSGREFASPVLLSEQVTPEAIEASVFADQLAEHQAYRDRCDQLTPVLQDLKDRSLRGEEAADLYRFLETAIAASLT; encoded by the coding sequence ATGGCGCGTTTTCTGCATCTAGCGGATGTTCATTTAGGCTTCGATCGCTACAACAATCCCAAGCGCACCACCGACTTCTTTCACGCTCTCGAAGATGCGCTCGTTCGCTATGCGATTGACCCTAAGGTCGATTTTGTGGTGATTGCCGGCGATTTGTTCGAACACAAAGTGGTGCAGCCGGCCATTCTCAGTCAGGCGTTGCTGGTGCTAGACCTGCTGAAGAAAGCTGAGATCCCCGCGATCGCGATCGAGGGAAACCATGATCATCGGCCCTACGGTAGCCGTAGTAGTTGGCTCCGCTACCTCGCCGAATGGTATGGCCTGATTTTGCTGGAGCCAGAAGCGAGTGTTGCCGAAGGCGATAACCGCTATCAACCCTGGGATCCCGAAACCCACACTGGCAGCTACATCGACCTCGACTGCGGCGTGCGGATCCTGGGCTCCTGTTGGTATGGCTCCGCCGCTCCGCAGATGATTCGTCTTTTGGCTGCGGATATTCGCGCTTTACCGCCTGGCCCTGAACATACCGTGATGCTGTTTCATCACGGCGTGGAAGGCCAGATCGCCCGCTATAGCGGCGCCTTGCGCTACGAGGATTTGTTGCCCCTGCGTGAAGCGGGCGTGAACTACCTCGCGCTTGGCCATATTCATAAGTATTACGAGCTAGAAAACTGGGTCTTTAATCCCGGTTCGGTGGAAGCGAACAGTATTGCCGAAGGCCAGGATCAAGCGCCTCGGGGCGTGCTGTCGGTGGAATTGAAGTCAGGCCAGAAGCAACCGCAAGTCACTTTGCAACGGGACTATCTGCAGCGGCCTATAGTCCGTTTGCGTCTTGAAACGCGCGTAGATTGGTCACCCGCAGACTTGGAAGCCGCCGCGATCGCAACGGTTGAGCAGGCGATTGCCACCGGAACTACGCAAGAAGCAATCGTTGAGCTGCGAATCAGTGGCTCTGTGGCCTTCCCGCGCTCAGAGTTCGATACGCGATCGCTGCAAGCGCAGCTTCACCAACAAAGTCGGGCGCTGATTTTTAACCTGCGCTACGACGTCAGCGGTCGGGAATTTGCCTCACCCGTGCTGTTGAGTGAACAGGTCACCCCTGAGGCAATCGAGGCTAGCGTCTTTGCCGATCAATTGGCGGAGCATCAGGCCTACCGCGATCGCTGCGACCAGCTCACGCCTGTCCTGCAAGACCTCAAAGACCGCTCGCTCCGAGGCGAAGAAGCCGCAGACCTCTACCGATTCTTGGAAACCGCGATTGCCGCCAGCTTGACTTGA
- a CDS encoding AAA-associated domain-containing protein, translating into MLQFAELEQGQVQLTAIGKDFAATTILPIKKRFRQQVLQHSSGISSIVQTLRERRSYSLQTGFFLNLWENQSPRLGAKQQFTTAVDWGCYVELFEYDSREERLLLTDGRGCLEG; encoded by the coding sequence ATGTTGCAGTTTGCCGAGCTTGAGCAGGGTCAAGTGCAATTGACGGCGATCGGCAAAGACTTTGCTGCAACAACGATCCTGCCCATTAAGAAGCGATTTCGGCAACAGGTGCTGCAGCACAGTTCTGGGATCAGCAGCATCGTGCAAACCCTGCGCGAGCGTCGCAGCTACTCGCTGCAAACCGGCTTCTTCCTGAACTTGTGGGAAAATCAGTCTCCTCGACTAGGGGCCAAACAGCAGTTCACTACTGCGGTGGACTGGGGGTGCTACGTAGAACTGTTCGAGTATGACTCGCGGGAAGAGCGGCTCTTGCTGACAGATGGGCGTGGCTGCCTTGAGGGCTGA
- the psaJ gene encoding photosystem I reaction center subunit IX — MDGLKRYLSSAPILATIWFAITAGILIEFNRFFPDLLFHPL, encoded by the coding sequence ATGGATGGTCTCAAACGTTATCTATCTTCTGCCCCAATTCTCGCAACGATTTGGTTTGCGATTACTGCTGGCATCCTGATTGAATTCAATCGCTTCTTCCCTGATTTGCTCTTCCATCCCCTCTAG
- a CDS encoding chloride channel protein, whose protein sequence is MTTPPPVAEIPNPPVGLHWSNPLVRLFSPESYLLLLAAGVGLSTGAAIVGFHLLYESLHQGVFSWLTSTLSAWGGHQTLALIPLLGGLVMGGLILIWPRFGPSMTGLIGLARGTGGDEPLRTPQKLFAASLSLASGASLGPEGPSVESGGNLGLAIARWAKMSRERQLLLIGAGAAAGIAAGFNAPIAGVFFAFEVVLGTSFAGAAVSAVLIAAVLSALVAQVGLGAQPAFSLPDYVVRSPLELPLYLGLGVLASLVSSSYMALVQVLQQAFRGETAIGAVLGRIPRSLRPALAGLIVGLVALQFPQVLGVGYETIEGLLSGMSLTPLTLVLLLIGKLGLTALCLASGFVGGGFAPAMFLGAVLGSFYGWVLTAFFPTSWIPIATPPAYAMVGMAAVLAGSVRAPLTAILLLFELTRDYRIVLPLMAAAGLSAWLADRLRPKATHSDLPGLPQKREPDLPLRLPVEVALRPVDCWLPSDLTADQALAQLIEAASYHALVHDRHDRVLGLVTLPDLQRSLSATPTEPLLAIASRELIWVHCGESLAEAIARMDVRGLQQLPVLAGGTDESAVAMTAVQGWVDRDSIQQALNLAEAQDQLLAHQARQLTAPVFTEKA, encoded by the coding sequence ATGACGACCCCTCCTCCTGTTGCTGAGATTCCCAATCCGCCTGTCGGGCTGCACTGGAGCAATCCTCTGGTGCGGCTGTTTAGCCCTGAGTCCTACCTACTGCTGCTCGCGGCTGGCGTTGGGCTGAGCACAGGTGCTGCGATCGTAGGCTTCCACTTGCTCTACGAGTCCTTGCATCAAGGGGTGTTTAGCTGGCTCACCAGTACGCTCTCAGCTTGGGGTGGCCATCAAACCCTGGCGCTCATTCCCCTACTGGGCGGTCTGGTGATGGGCGGTCTGATCCTGATTTGGCCGCGTTTTGGGCCAAGTATGACGGGGTTGATTGGCCTAGCGCGTGGGACTGGTGGTGATGAACCGCTGCGGACACCGCAGAAACTTTTTGCCGCATCACTCTCGCTGGCCAGTGGCGCTTCTCTGGGGCCGGAAGGACCGAGTGTGGAGAGTGGCGGCAACTTAGGGCTGGCGATCGCCCGTTGGGCCAAAATGTCGCGCGAGCGGCAGCTGTTGCTGATTGGCGCTGGGGCTGCGGCTGGGATTGCAGCTGGTTTTAATGCCCCGATCGCAGGGGTTTTCTTTGCCTTCGAAGTCGTGCTGGGCACCAGTTTTGCTGGGGCAGCCGTCAGTGCCGTCTTGATTGCGGCCGTCCTGTCGGCGCTGGTTGCGCAAGTGGGGCTAGGAGCACAACCGGCTTTTTCCCTGCCAGACTACGTCGTGCGATCGCCCTTAGAACTGCCGCTCTATCTGGGGCTGGGCGTGCTCGCTAGCTTGGTATCCAGTAGCTACATGGCACTGGTGCAGGTGCTGCAGCAAGCCTTTCGCGGCGAAACCGCGATCGGTGCAGTCTTGGGACGAATTCCGCGATCGCTGCGGCCTGCGTTGGCTGGCTTGATTGTCGGGCTCGTTGCGCTCCAGTTCCCTCAAGTACTGGGCGTCGGCTACGAAACAATTGAGGGGCTACTCAGTGGCATGAGCCTGACGCCCCTAACGTTGGTGCTCTTGCTGATCGGTAAGCTCGGCCTCACGGCGCTCTGTCTAGCCAGTGGCTTTGTGGGCGGGGGCTTTGCTCCCGCGATGTTCCTCGGTGCCGTTTTGGGTAGCTTCTACGGCTGGGTGTTAACGGCTTTTTTCCCAACCTCCTGGATTCCGATCGCGACGCCACCGGCCTACGCCATGGTCGGCATGGCTGCTGTACTGGCGGGAAGTGTCCGTGCTCCATTGACGGCGATTTTGCTGCTGTTTGAATTGACACGGGACTATCGGATTGTGCTGCCACTGATGGCGGCGGCAGGCCTGAGTGCTTGGCTGGCCGATCGCCTGCGACCCAAAGCGACCCATTCTGATCTGCCCGGGTTACCCCAAAAGCGAGAGCCAGATTTACCGCTTCGGTTGCCTGTGGAAGTGGCGCTGCGTCCGGTGGATTGCTGGCTCCCCAGTGACTTAACGGCTGATCAAGCCCTAGCCCAGCTGATCGAGGCTGCCAGTTATCACGCCCTCGTGCACGATCGCCACGATCGCGTCTTAGGTTTAGTGACGTTACCCGACCTACAACGCAGCCTCTCAGCAACTCCGACAGAACCACTCCTAGCGATCGCCAGCCGAGAGTTGATTTGGGTGCATTGCGGCGAAAGTCTCGCGGAGGCGATCGCGCGGATGGATGTGCGCGGCCTGCAGCAATTACCGGTGCTTGCGGGGGGAACGGATGAGTCAGCTGTGGCCATGACTGCGGTTCAAGGCTGGGTCGATCGCGACAGCATTCAGCAAGCCCTCAATCTGGCGGAAGCGCAGGATCAACTCCTGGCCCATCAAGCCCGTCAACTGACTGCCCCTGTCTTCACGGAGAAAGCCTGA
- a CDS encoding glutathione S-transferase family protein: MLKLYGSARTRASLVAWYLEELGQPYESVAVDMAAGEHRQPTFLSLNPFGKVPALVDDAFTLWESGAILLYLAEKFGELQTPQDRAIAAQWVLFANATLGPGLFVEANRAKEAPRLLGSLNTLLSQREYLVSDRLSVSDVAVGSYLAYVPMFFPDFDLSPYPAVQDYIRRLTQRPAYQQSIGRR, encoded by the coding sequence ATGCTGAAGCTGTACGGCAGCGCTCGCACCCGCGCTTCTCTTGTTGCCTGGTACCTCGAAGAACTCGGTCAGCCCTACGAATCTGTTGCCGTCGATATGGCAGCAGGTGAGCATCGGCAACCGACCTTTTTGTCACTCAATCCCTTTGGCAAAGTGCCAGCTCTGGTCGACGACGCATTCACCCTTTGGGAATCTGGTGCGATTTTGCTCTACCTCGCTGAAAAATTTGGCGAGCTGCAGACCCCGCAAGACCGCGCGATCGCAGCGCAGTGGGTGTTGTTTGCCAATGCGACGCTGGGCCCTGGCCTGTTTGTAGAAGCCAACCGCGCCAAAGAAGCGCCGCGGTTGCTGGGGAGCCTCAATACCCTGCTCAGTCAGCGTGAGTATCTGGTGAGCGATCGCCTCAGTGTTTCAGATGTCGCCGTGGGTTCCTATCTGGCCTACGTGCCGATGTTCTTCCCGGACTTCGACCTCAGTCCCTACCCCGCTGTGCAGGACTACATTCGCCGTCTGACGCAGCGGCCGGCCTACCAACAGTCGATTGGTCGGCGCTAG
- a CDS encoding aminotransferase class V-fold PLP-dependent enzyme, whose product MTRDRLLTHRQQFPALQNKAYFNYGGQGPLSTAALTAIQTAFADSQQLGPFSLATGQRVEQISDRLRTDLAALLQTQSENITLTENVSVGCNIALWGVDWQAGDRLLITDCEHPSVIATAQAIAQRFGVELDIWPLQAAVVAGQDLTEAFAAQLNSRTRLAAISHVLWNYGTVLPLAAIAEQAHRQDCLLLVDGAQSVGLLPLDLPATGVDFYAFTGHKWLCGPEGVGGLYSRPESRATSLPTWLGWRGVEKNTQGRPIRSKSDGRRYEIATSAYPLYAGLSAAIAQQADYGTIEDRYNRSRQLAQWLWQSLQALPKVRCLATTLPQAGLISFQIDSSQSPFKIVSHLEGQGLQIRSLVGPDCLRACCHYLTLETELESLVAAIAQI is encoded by the coding sequence ATGACCCGCGATCGCTTACTCACCCACCGCCAGCAATTCCCAGCGCTCCAAAACAAGGCCTATTTCAACTACGGCGGACAGGGGCCGCTCTCAACGGCAGCGTTGACAGCGATTCAAACTGCTTTCGCCGATAGTCAGCAGCTTGGACCTTTTTCCCTGGCAACTGGTCAGCGAGTCGAGCAGATTAGCGATCGCCTGCGAACGGATCTGGCAGCGCTGCTTCAGACCCAGTCCGAGAACATCACCCTGACTGAAAATGTCTCGGTCGGCTGCAACATTGCGCTCTGGGGGGTGGATTGGCAGGCCGGCGATCGCCTTTTGATCACCGACTGCGAGCATCCCAGCGTCATCGCTACCGCACAGGCGATCGCCCAACGCTTTGGCGTAGAGCTGGATATTTGGCCGTTGCAGGCTGCTGTTGTCGCCGGTCAGGATTTAACTGAAGCGTTTGCAGCGCAACTCAACTCCCGAACGCGACTCGCTGCGATCAGTCACGTCCTCTGGAATTACGGCACAGTTCTGCCCCTCGCCGCGATCGCCGAACAAGCGCACCGTCAGGACTGCCTGCTTTTGGTCGACGGAGCGCAATCGGTAGGGCTGTTGCCGCTAGATCTGCCCGCTACTGGAGTCGATTTCTACGCCTTCACCGGCCATAAGTGGCTCTGTGGCCCCGAAGGAGTGGGTGGTCTCTACAGTCGACCGGAGTCCCGCGCCACTTCTCTGCCGACTTGGTTGGGCTGGCGAGGGGTCGAAAAGAATACCCAGGGCCGACCGATTCGCTCTAAAAGTGATGGTCGTCGCTACGAAATTGCGACCTCGGCTTATCCGCTCTATGCGGGTCTGAGTGCTGCGATCGCCCAACAAGCTGATTACGGGACGATTGAGGATCGCTACAATCGCAGCCGCCAACTGGCCCAGTGGCTCTGGCAGTCGTTACAGGCATTACCAAAGGTGCGCTGCCTCGCAACCACACTGCCACAAGCTGGGCTGATTTCGTTTCAAATCGATAGCTCTCAGTCCCCGTTCAAAATCGTTAGCCACCTGGAAGGCCAAGGACTGCAAATTCGCAGTTTGGTCGGCCCAGATTGTCTCCGGGCCTGCTGTCACTACCTGACTTTGGAAACTGAGTTGGAGTCGCTAGTTGCCGCGATCGCCCAGATCTAG
- a CDS encoding ABC transporter ATP-binding protein, whose protein sequence is MSKCFQRYRHPRDRLWELLFPRTSRVQTFQALENISLQVEPGRTIGIVGRNGAGKSTLLQIVAGTLTPSSGRVKVRGRVAALLGLGSGFNPEFTGRQNVFFNGQLLGLTPQEIRDRFAEIVAFAEIGDFLDQPVKTYSSSMMVRLAFSVVAHLDPELLIVDEALAVGDARFQARCMKRIRELKEKGTTILFVSHDANAVRMLCDEAVLLEGGRILERGNPNWVLNHYNQLLGLEDRDNYRPLAQETQQAGLCYVEQAAHPNRHGNGRATISKAWLSGSGLQADKVLQGGDLTLTFQLQIHQDLPDALIGLSIRNLYGVVIYGTNNLQLEKRPKALAAGSSPELSFRWRNQLNAGVYTISIAITSEDCEVYDWIDEALVFEVVNDRFCEGVIDLGADLHWISEFSSPAAIATSRDSLGSTSPSS, encoded by the coding sequence GTGAGCAAATGCTTCCAGCGCTACAGGCATCCCCGTGATCGCCTTTGGGAATTGCTATTTCCTCGTACCTCCCGGGTGCAGACCTTCCAAGCACTGGAAAACATTAGTTTGCAGGTAGAGCCCGGTCGCACAATAGGCATTGTTGGCCGCAATGGCGCGGGCAAAAGCACCCTACTGCAGATTGTGGCAGGAACCCTGACCCCTAGTAGTGGCCGGGTCAAGGTGCGTGGCCGTGTAGCAGCGCTGTTGGGGCTGGGCAGTGGGTTCAATCCAGAATTTACCGGCCGCCAGAATGTCTTTTTCAATGGGCAGTTGCTCGGCCTGACCCCCCAAGAAATTCGCGATCGCTTTGCTGAGATCGTTGCCTTTGCCGAAATTGGTGACTTCCTAGATCAGCCGGTCAAAACCTACTCCAGCAGCATGATGGTGCGGTTGGCTTTTTCGGTAGTGGCTCACCTTGATCCGGAGTTGTTGATTGTTGATGAAGCGTTAGCGGTTGGTGATGCCCGCTTTCAAGCCCGCTGTATGAAGCGAATTCGCGAACTGAAGGAAAAGGGCACCACGATTCTGTTTGTCTCCCACGACGCCAACGCTGTGCGGATGCTTTGTGATGAAGCAGTTCTGCTGGAGGGCGGCCGGATTCTAGAGCGAGGCAATCCCAATTGGGTGCTGAATCACTACAACCAACTGTTGGGGCTGGAGGATCGGGACAACTATCGACCGCTGGCGCAGGAAACCCAACAGGCCGGTCTCTGCTATGTCGAGCAGGCCGCTCATCCCAATCGCCATGGCAATGGCCGCGCCACGATTTCGAAAGCTTGGCTCAGCGGCTCAGGTCTGCAGGCTGATAAGGTGCTCCAAGGCGGTGACCTGACCCTCACTTTCCAATTGCAAATTCATCAGGATTTACCTGATGCCCTGATTGGTCTATCGATTCGCAATCTATACGGGGTTGTGATCTATGGAACCAACAATCTACAGCTCGAGAAACGACCGAAGGCTTTGGCTGCTGGTAGTTCTCCGGAGTTGAGTTTTCGCTGGCGAAACCAACTTAATGCGGGGGTTTACACTATCAGCATTGCAATCACCAGTGAAGATTGCGAGGTTTACGACTGGATTGATGAGGCGCTGGTGTTTGAGGTGGTTAATGATCGCTTCTGTGAAGGGGTGATTGACCTGGGGGCTGACCTGCACTGGATTAGCGAGTTTTCTTCTCCGGCCGCGATCGCAACATCTCGCGATTCTCTGGGCTCAACATCACCCTCGAGTTAA